The window GCATTGGATAATAGATATAAGTTATTGGGTAGTTAATTtgtagaatgaagtaataaattataataatgaagtgGAAATCtataataatgaagtatcAGACTTTTATTATGAAGTATCTATTTACTGCGTTGTATGGGTTTATGGTTTAAATTTAACTGTTGTGTTATTTGCACATACAAATGAAGATTTTAGCAGATTAAGTTTTGAAATATACATAGATCTGTTTTGagcaattcaaaataaagtactacGCTTATTAATGTTGTTctatattagatttaaatgtCGCATTGGATAAtagatataatttattgggtAGTTAATTtgtagaatgaagtaataaattataataatgaagtgGAAATCtataataatgaagtatcAGACTTTTATTATGAAGTATCTATTTACTGCGTTGTATGGGTTTATGGTTTAAATTTAACTGTTGTGTTATTTGCACATACAAATGAAGATTTTAGCAGATTAAGTTTTGAAATACACATAGATATGTGTTGagcaattcaaaataaagtacttCGCTTATTAATGTTGTTctatattagatttaaatgtCGCATTGGATAATAGATATAAGTTATTGGGTAGTTAATTtgtagaatgaagtaataaattataataatgaagtgGAAATCtataataatgaagtatcAGACTTTTATTATGAAGTATCTATTTACTGCGTTGTATGGGTTTATGGTTTAAATTTAAGTGTTGTGTTATTTGCACATACAAATGAAGATTTTAGCAGATTAAGTTTTGAAATATACATAGATCTGTTTTGagcaattcaaaataaagtacttCGCTTATTAATGTTGTTctatattagatttaaatgtCGCATTGGATAATAGATATAGTTCATTGGGTAGTTAATTtgtagaatgaagtaataaattataataatgaagtgGAAATCtataataatgaagtatcAGACTTTTATTATGAAGTATCTATTTACTGCGTTGTATGGGTTTATGGTTTAAATTTAACTGTTGTGTTATTTGCACATACAAATGAAGATTTTAGCAGATTAAGTTTTGAAATATACATAGATCTGTTTTGagcaattcaaaataaagtactacGCTTATTAATGTTGTTCTACATTAGATTTATATGTTGCATTGGATAAtagatataatttattgggtAGTTAATTtgtagaatgaagtaataaattataataatgaagtgGAAATCtataataatgaagtatcAGACTTTTATTATGAAGTATCTATTTACTGCGTTGTATGGGTTTATGGTTTAAATTTAACTGTTGTGTTATTTGCACATACAAATGAAGATTTTAGCAGATTAAGTTTTCAAATACACATAGATATGTGTTGagcaattcaaaataaagtacttCGCTTATTAATGTTGTTctatattagatttaaatgtCGCATTGGATAATAGATATAAGTTATTGGGTAGTTAATTcgtagaatgaagtaataaattataataatgaagtgGAAATCTACAATAATGAAGTATCAGACTTTTATTATGAAGTATCTATTTACTGCGTTGTATGGGTTTATGGTTTAAATTTAAGTGTTGTGTTATTTGCACATACACAAGATTAGATCGAGACTTGGAGTACCTCTTGAAGAATATGTTCTGAGATTCAGATATAGATGTGGTCTTTATCAGTGAACTCATTGGAAAATCCCTAAAATATGCAGGAACCTGTAGTTCatcaagtaattaaaatacttcATTTAAAGGCAAATATATTTCAGCAGACAGAAAATATGTTTCCAAAGGAGGATACGTACCCAATATTTTCGTGAGTCAAACATAGAGGAAAACCACTCATTATCCTTAAGCCCATATTTTTCCATTACATTATTCCAGGATTCTTCAAATTCTTCAGGCTCTATCAACTCAGACCAAACACAACTGTTTAACTCCTTTTTCAAATCTTCATTGCCAAGTTGACTCTTTGGTAACTTTTCCACAACTTTAAACATGATGTGCCACATGCACCATCAATGTCTTGTATCAACAAGGACTCTTTCCACAGCAACCTTCATTTCCAAATCATGATCAGTAATGATCAATTTTGGTGCAGAACCCATGCATTTGACAAAACGTTCAAACAACCATGAGAAAGAATCAACATTTTCCTTAGATAATAAGCCTGCACCAAATGTTACAGGTCTTCCATGCTTGTCTTTTCCTGTGAACGGTACAAATATCATGCAGTACCTGCATTAAATCGATTCATCAAAAAGATCCAGTAAATGTTATGCAGTACATGCATTATAAGTTAGTTCATTTGGTAAGGTAAATACTTCATCTTGTCGTAGTTTTACTACATTCAACTAAGAATTCTAAATACTTACTCCTCACATCATTCTAGTAgactattaattcattattgacAGTTACTAGTACCTTCTGTTAAGTTATTGCATTAAGTTATTGCATTAATACagtaaattttttatgcatatgCAAGTTGATCACATCAATAATCATTTTACTATAAACAACATACTTCATACCTGTTAGTTGAATAGGTTGTGTCAAACGATACTATATCACCGTAGAGATGGAAATTCTTCTTAGCAATGGGATCACACCAGAAAAGACGAGTGAGCCTATCTTTGGAGTTCACCTCAAAATCATAAGTGAATGCCGGACAATTCTCCTTCTTTCGGCTCATTTCATTAAGTATCATCTGTGCATCTGCCCCACGAGTAAATGCTCTCAAGTCGCGCCTATAGTTTCGAACTTCTACAACCGTACACCCAACATAATCTATCCCACCAAGAACCTCATTCAGCAACTTAAAAGTCAACGTAGGACCTATGTTTGCACTTGCACAATCTAATATAAATTTCTGATGCATTAGATCAATGTTGCGATTCAGCCTCATGAATCGCCTTTGGCGTCCCTCCACCATATCATGCTTATGTTTTTCATCAAACTGTTTGACAACATAACCAATTCCcttacaaaatttaaaggcAATTTTAGCCTTGCAAAAACACTTCCTAGAAGAACGTCTGCGTTTTGACTCATGCccttgcattttatttttcttctgaCCTTCTCTACTGCACACAACATATAACCATGTGACAAGATCTCCCTCCTTTTTTGATCCATGTTTACGAGTGTCAAACCCAACATGCCGTGCATACTTATTATAGAACTCAGTAGCATCATCAAGTTTAGGAAAAATCTGTCCTATATAGGGCTTCAGTTGGGATGGACAGTCAGGTAAGTATGACACTGATATAAAACATGCAAACTACtgttagtggaaaattaaaacaaacaatttatgcctacaaatttagttcattataacaacaatttagttcATTCAGCtgtgttattacttcattataacaacaatttagttcAATAAGAGTCGAATTGATGGCATActttaatgtgcaaacaacacatcagttaaaagatgttacttcattataatattttattaattcatttttactgtgatttacttcattattatgtattattacttcattttagtaataaaacctaCTATATAAacagatcatttatattacttcattatcataacttattacttcattatatgaattcaatacttcatactaactagattatagttaataggaaaacagatcatttatattacttcatcttatcaatttattacttcattctcatgttttattacttcattttggtAATAATCCTAACTGTATAAGCAaatcaattatattaattcattatcatagtttattacttcatcttatcaatttattacttcattaaaaagaatatgtagttcattttaatgtgcaaacaagTCAGCATATCagcatttaatattcaataagAACAGAAGTTCAGTTTTACTTATTATTACTACAGGATAACCAAACTTTACTTCATTATGAGTACAAATCGCATATACACTACAATAATATCaacatttaatattcaacAAGAACAGAAGTTCAGTTTTACTTGTTATTACTTCAGGATAACCAAAGTTTAGTTCATTATGAGTACAAATCGCATATACACtacaaacatgaaaaaaaattgttttacttCTTTAGTTTTAAGCTCATGGATCAGCGTTCCAACGTTCCAACGTAGTTTTTAGCTCATTTTTTCGaccatttacttcattattaatatGTTTACACTACAAACATGAAAAACATCGAAAATAACACATTGCTCAACTGGAAAAAGTCATGAACCTTCAACTGTGGTATTATCTGATTCTGGCTCTAAATCTGAATCAGAATCCGTATCAAAAAGAGATCCTCCTGGATTAGTAAGATCATCCATAATCGATCCATCATTGATCGATGTACATCCAGTTGAAGTAGATCCTAATTCGTCTTCAACCTCGGAATTTGTTGATGTAGATCCTAATCCGTCGATATTCTCCATGAGAGTCAGAATATTGCCAAATTGAAGCAAAACGCGATGGTGAATCAAAGGCAGATCGTGAATTAAAGTAGAACGCGATCGTTAATTGAAGGAATATCGTAAATTGAAGAAGATCGTGGAAGGCAGATTGTAGAAGAATTTGATTGAAGAATTGAACGCGATCGACGAATTGAAGAACTTGATTGAAGATCGTGGACGGCAGATCGTGAATTGCGAGAATTGTGTAAAGATTGTGTGAGAATTGAGACgaagagaataatgttttgcatgttaataattaatttcctaaaatacCCCTCAACaagttttaattgaataaaattaaaaacaaattgtaaattaatcctagccacaagattaagaaaatggaaggccctaatttggtctctagttcggccATTAAGaatggttcgacattgatcacaactatatatatatatagaggagtgATCAAGGTCTAACTAtaagtgtataactagagaataaatctcaGCCACATGTTATCTTTATCCAATGactaaaataagtaaataactTTAGTTAATCAAAATTGCATAGGGGTATTTTAGGAAATCAACTTTGTTCTCATATTTTCACATACACACACCATTCACGcttacacacacaaacacacactcTCTCCTTCTCTCACGACGGAGGTGGCGGAGCACACTTGCACCTCCTCTCCGGCGACACCCTCCTCCGGCTTGCCTGCCTCTCACGGCTGCCTCCCTATCTGTGGACCTCTCCTCCGGTCTGCCTCTTGCGGAGTACGGCTCACCTCCTCTCGCGGGCATCGGCAATATCTCTATACCTGTGCCGTCGTCGCCTCCTGCTCCCCgactaatttgttgtaatcTCCACTGcacatactcatgctcaaCAATCTCCATCGCCAATTGAAGAATCTTCATCGCAAGAACTGATTTACTCCATCGTCAATTATCGATTATCAGAATCTGCAAATTCGCTATACTCACGCAGATTCTATAGATTTTTATCGCTAATGCTGAGATTTTCCCTATCTCCATCACTCACGTTGATTTGTTGTGATCTCCCTAGCCAATTATACAATCTACATAGCTCCGCTCATGTTCAACAATCTCCATCATCAATTGCAGATTCTTCATCGCAAGAACTGATTTCTCTATGGTCAACTGTCAATTTGAAGTGAATATTTGTTATAGTGAAATAAACATTTCTTATGGTGAAGTGAATATTTCTTATAGTGAAGTGAATATTGTTATGTATATTAtgcatatagtgaactagTATATGCTCACAGTGAAGTAATTAAGCATATAGTGAACTAGTATATGCTTACAGTGGAGTAAATTGTGCCTATAGTGAACTAGTATATGCTTTCAGTGatgtatattgagcatatagtgatgtatattgtgaATATAATGAGTTCCATCTGTTGAGGTCCTTGGATATCTGAGATGAGTTCCACGTTAGGTTCGTCCACCTTCTCTTTGCTATGATGGTGCAGCTCTGGCTTGTCGTCGTCTTCATCATCGTCGAtagttatgattaattttggtgTCAAGGTGAAAGAGTGGCCTGGAGTCTTCATTGTACGGCTTCCAAAAGGTTTGTTGGGGTAACGAGGCGAAGTGAGGACTGCTCCTGTTGAAGAAAATGCAGGAGAAAATGGATAGTCCTAAGTGGTGGTTTTAGTTCACTTCTTACATGTATTTAGTTCACTTTCCAATGGTTTTAGTTCACTATAAATGAGTTTTGTTtcgttgaatattttttttttcgttcaGCATACTTATTTTGGGTACACTATAGGTGCGAATTATTTAACTGCTTTAttcaaatgaactacatattttatgtgatgagGTAATGCAATTGATTTGTTTTCCTTATTAACTATAATCTAGTTGTTGtgaagtattgaattcatataatgaagtaataagttatgataatgaagtaatataaattatcTGTTTATACAGtaggttttattattaaaatagagtaataaaacattataatgaagtaaatgactctaaaaatgaagtaataatatattataatgaagtaacatctttaactgatgtgttgtttgcacattaaaatgaactacatattctttttaatgaagttgtaaattgataagatgaagtaataaattatgataatgcattaatataaattatctGTTTATACCATAAGGTTTATTaccaaaatgaagtaataaaaatgataatgaagtaaatatgaactatatgtttactgttttgtatgtgtttaggattttagaattaaaattaactgcTGCATTGTTTGCATAttcaaatgaactacatatttTATGCGATGAGGTAATGCAACTGATCTGTTTTCCTATTAACTATAATCTAGTTGTTGtgaagtattgaattcatatgatgaagtaataagttatgataatgaagtaatgCAAACGATTTGTTTATATAGtaggttttattactaaaatgaagtaataaaacattataatgaagtaaatgactctaaaaatgaagtaataatacattataatgaagtaacatctttaattggtgtgttgtttgcacattaaaataaactacatattctttttgatgaagtagtaaattgatataatgaaGTTAGTTGTGTCTTTAATGAAGCAACAACGGCAAGGCGCATTTGTCCAAGGTGGTGACTCGGCAGCAGAAACAAACACGGTGAGCAGAGGCAGCGCGAAGGAGATGAAGATGATGTAGCTTTGAGCGGACATAGGCAGCGGTGGAGTTAGAAAACTCCGAGCGCAAACCGACGGTGGCCGCGGCGGCAAATCTGCAACAATGGCACACCGACAGCGGCTCTGGTGAGGTGACGACGCTAAAGGGGTGCGACAGCCGTGAGAGTCTGGCGGTCGTGAGACGGTGAAGCtaaacttatataaataactaagaaacacaattgagaaaaatagcTAGAAGATTAATCAATGAAAATGAGTAAATTGGTAGATAATATTCACTTCAGCGGTTGGAGATGGAAGAAACGATAGCTGGAGGCGGAGGAAACGACGAATGGAGGTTAAGGAAATGACGTTGGGTTAAATTCTAGAGAGTAAAGAAGAATAGAAGAAGAAGCTCAAacgaattttgaaaatgaatataataggGTAATTGATTTTAACCTTAACTCATTTGTTGAAAGTCTATTATACCCCTACATTATTACGGTGAACTAATTCTCTCTTGTAGTGAAGTAAAATTtggattaattttgaaatcctATGTTGAATTTCAGcccttgattttttaattttgtggctaagatttgttctctagttatacatTTAAGGGATGTTGCCCTATAtcactactatatatatatatatagggttttgatccaTAAAGactagatttaaatacagaaacgcaaAACAAGATCATACGTAGgccatttttaggtcatagttagtttatttttatgtcatgctaacaaagcatgacctaaaatgatcttaacatgacataaacctgaatcttataatatgacctaaaactacttaattatgacctttcGTATTTTAGGTTAATTATTggccattagatcatctaatcctatggcccggatttgggctgcatttcttgatttaaatgcatacttattttgatcaactcctatatatatatatatatatagagagagagagagagagaagtgatCAATGTTTAACTAATAttaagtgtataactagagaattAATTTCAGCCACATATCTTAACATTccaaattaatcatatggtttaaataaactttcaaatttttatgagaaaatacTTGTCTAAGGGCATTTTGGGAATTCAATATTTCAACatgaattaatgaaatttataatcatCCATCGTGAATTTATCGTCAACCAATCTTCCCAAATCATTCTCCAATCTGAACCAAATTTAGCTTAGgatttcttccaaaaatatgaaattccCGATCTGAATCAAATTCAAGCGCGATTTCTCAGATCTGAACCAAATTCAGCTTCGTTCTGATTGAATTCAAGCGCGATTTTCTCAAATCTGATTGGATCGATCAGCGCGAATTAGTTTGGATCGATCAGCGTGATTTGATTCTGATTGAATTCATCACAACTGATCAAATTCGCTCAGGATTGACCAACGCAATTTGATTCATTCTTCCCGTTCATTCCTTCATCGCGACGTCTGGACTCCTTCAAATGGATTCAATTCCGATACATTCATCGGAAGATTATTTCGATTCTGATTCCTCTTCATCGGGAGAGGAAGGAGAAACTGAATCTAAAggtaattatcaattattatcaaTTAAGTGTTGTTGCTCAGCATGATTAGATCGTGTATGATGTGAAAAAACgttagagtgaactatatgTGACGAacagtgaagtaaatatgctCAATATGAGTTGTAGTGTAGTaaatatgctttatattgaagtaaatattgtttgtattgaagtatattatgcatttagtgaattattttcattttagtgaagtatattatgcATTACAGTGAAGTACATCATAATTAAAGCGAAGTATTCCAATGTTAGCGTAAAGTGTTTGTgattcatggttagagtgaagtaaaacatggttagattgaagtattccagtgttagagtgaagtatctgtcatctatgcttgtagtgctctgtttttccctttcagtgaagtaaaacatggttagagtgaagtgtctgtcatctatgcttaaAGTGCTCTGTTTTATcgtttcagtgaagtaaaatatgGTTAGAGTAAAGTagtccatggttagagtgaagtgtttgtcatctatgcttgtagtgctctgtttttccatttcagtgaagtaaaacatggttagagtgaagtattccagtcttagagtgaagtgtttgtcatctatgcttaaagtgctctattttttcattttagtaaagTGAAACATGATTACAGTGAAGTATTTTatgcttacagtgaagtatataTTTCTTACAGTGGTTTACGTACCAAAATGTCCCGATGATTTGAAACCAAAAATTGGACAAAGTTTCATGACCCTTGATCGTGCATTGGACTTCTACAACAATTATGCTCGATATGTTGGGTTTGACACCCGTAAGAAGGGatcgaaaaaggaaaaagatgtCATTACTTGGATTTATGTGGTGTGTAGCCGAGAAGGTacaaagcaaagaaaaaatgaacaacATGAGGTGAAACGCAAGCGTTCTTCTATTAAGTGCTTTTGTAATGCTAAAGTGTCTTGGAAGTTTTTTATGGGTGTTGGTTATGTTATACTACAAAGTTTTGTTGAAGAACATAATCACGAGATGGTTGAGGAACGCCATAAGCGTTTTATGAAGTTGAACCGCAATTTGGATTTAGTCCATCAGAAATTCATACTTGATTGCGCTAATGCAAATATCGGTCCAACTTTAAGTTTTAGCTTACTCAAGGAAGTACTTGGTGGATTAGATTATGTAGGGTGTACTGTTTTAGAAGTGCGCAACTACAGACGCGACCTTAGAGCATACGTGGAAGGAGCTGATGCACAAATGCTATTAAATGAGATGCGCAGGAAGAAGGAACTTTGTGGAGCATTTACCTATGAATTTGAGGTCAACTCAAAGGATAGACTGACACGTTTGTTTTGGTGTGATCCAACTGCCaagaaaaattatcatttgtatggtgatattatttcttttgatATGACATACTCAACAAATAGGTACGTGCACACTAATTACATTCACATGCCTTATAGTTTATattcagtgaagtatattgagcatatagtgaaatatattgtTCATATAGTGAACTAGTATATGATTACAACGATGTTTATTTCCGCATGCTTATAGTgtattgtttttcattttagtgaagtatattgagcatttAGTGAACTACAATAAgcttacagtgaagtatattgagcatggCTTATACTGTActgtttttattcattttagtgaagtatattgagcatttAGTGAACTACAATATTTGCTTACAGTGAAGTGTATTGAGCATGCTTGtattgctttgtttttccatttcagtgaagtaaaacttgcttagagtgaagtattcaagtgttagagtgaagtctctgtcatctatgcttatgtgctctattttatcatttcagtgaattaaaacatgcttagaaTGAAGTATACTAgagttagagtgaagtgtcggtcatccatgcttatagtactttgtttttccatttcagtgaagtaaaacttgcttacagtgaagtattccagtgttagagtgaagtttCTGTGATTAAAGTATATTCTTCATGTCTTATAGTGATTTTAACATGTAGGTACTGCATGATATTTGCTCCTTTTACGGGCAAGGATAATCATGGTCGCCCTGTGACATTTGCTGCTGGCCTTTTGTCCAAGGAAAATGCCGACTCCTTTTCATGGTTATTTAAACAATTTGTGAAATGTATGGGTGTGGCTCCGAAGCTAATCGTAACCGACCAAGACTTAGGAATGAAAGTTGCTATTGCAGAGGTTCTTCTTAGTACGAGACACAGGTGGTGCATGTGGCATATAATGAATAAAGTTGCTGACAAATTGCCAAAGAACATGCTTGGTAGTGAAGAACTAAAGAAGGAATTGAATGCATGTGTTTGGTCGGAGTTGATAGAGCCTGATGCATTTGAAGAATCTTGGCATGCTATAATGGAAAGATATGGGCTGGCCAATAATGACTGGTTTTCATCAATGTTTGCATCTAGAAAGTTTTGGGTTCCAGCCTTTTTCCGTGATTTTCCGATGAGCTCGTTGATAAAGACAACATCTTTGTCCGAATCACAGAATAGCTTCTTTAAAAGGTACTCAAAGTGTCGGGCTAACCTTATGCTATTTTATATGAACTATAACCATGCTTTGGAGGCTCAAAGAAGTAATAGCGCAAAGCTTGAATACTATGATTCAACAAAAGTGCCTATATTGCGAACATAATTGGAAATTGAGAAACATGCATCAACGATATATAGTGGTAGTGCTTTTAATGCAATTCAAGAGGAGATAGTTTATGCATGTTTCTCTTTGTCTTGTTCAACTCTAGGAATGTCTACCAATAGAGAGAATGAAGTATATAACATAAATGACAAGGATTCAAACTCATGGACAGTGACTTACTCCATTGGCGATGACACCTATTTGTGTGGATGTAAAAAGTTTGAGAGACTTGGTCTATTGTGCAgccatatattttgtgtgttgaaaTATAAGTTTGTTAAGTTGATACCCGAGAATTTGCATGGATGGAGATGGTTGAAGTCACAGTTTGTGAAGCCAATACATGGAGGTTTTTgtgatgatgaagaaatacTCTCTGTTGTGGACGAGAAGAAGATTGCATTTAAAAACTTGTATGCATTATTCTTTGAAATAGCACAAAGTATTGAAGGGAACATTGACCAAATCAATGCATTTACTGCAATTATTGAAGAAGGTAAGAAGCAGCTTTTCGGAAGTGTTGTTCTGTCTTCGACAGAGAAGAGAGCATTGATTGAGAATTTCTATGGCTCACAAGTTCCAAACATTATTGAAGTTCATCCTCCTAATGTTGTCAGTACAAAGGGAAGTGGAAGTAGGAGGAAATCGAAGAAGGAGTCGGCAATGAAGTTAGCAATGAAACCAGGCCGAAAGTGTGGAAATTGTCATGTGATTGGACACCATGATTCGAGGAACTGCAAAAAGGTGAATGAGAAGACAAAACAGAGGCAGTGAGGATTTGGAAAGAAACAGTTCACTTTGTAGCCTTTTTAGAGCACTaatgactcatttttattacacTTTTGAGTGATTTTTATCTCAATGCAAACTTGGTTTTTATGTTAAGCTCAATTGCGaataaattcacttttatATGTGTTCGTTTTACTGCTTACAAGTCTTTAGTTCGCTTATTACATGTTTTGGTTcatttatagtgaagtaataTTGATTATCGTGTACTGTTTTCCATatcagtgaagtatatttagAGTACAGTGATGGATaaacagacacttcactctaacactgtaatacttcactctaacactgtaatacttcactctaaccatgttttacttcactaaaatggaaaaacaaagcactgcaagcatagatgacagatacttcactctaaccatgttttacttcaccgaaatgataaaacagagcactttaagcatagatgacagacacttcactctaacactagaacacttcactctaacactagaacacttcactctaacactagaatacttcactctaaccatgttttacttcactaaaatggaaaaacaaagcactgcaagcatagatgacagatacttcactctaaccatgttttacttcactctaaccatgtttcacttcactgaaatgataaaacagAGCACTTTAAGAATAGATGACATACAcgtcactctaacactggaatacttca is drawn from Salvia hispanica cultivar TCC Black 2014 chromosome 6, UniMelb_Shisp_WGS_1.0, whole genome shotgun sequence and contains these coding sequences:
- the LOC125195031 gene encoding protein FAR1-RELATED SEQUENCE 5-like translates to MTLDRALDFYNNYARYVGFDTRKKGSKKEKDVITWIYVVCSREGTKQRKNEQHEVKRKRSSIKCFCNAKVSWKFFMGVGYVILQSFVEEHNHEMVEERHKRFMKLNRNLDLVHQKFILDCANANIGPTLSFSLLKEVLGGLDYVGCTVLEVRNYRRDLRAYVEGADAQMLLNEMRRKKELCGAFTYEFEVNSKDRLTRLFWCDPTAKKNYHLYGDIISFDMTYSTNRYCMIFAPFTGKDNHGRPVTFAAGLLSKENADSFSWLFKQFVKCMGVAPKLIVTDQDLGMKVAIAEVLLSTRHRWCMWHIMNKVADKLPKNMLGSEELKKELNACVWSELIEPDAFEESWHAIMERYGLANNDWFSSMFASRKFWVPAFFRDFPMSSLIKTTSLSESQNSFFKSHIFCVLKYKFVKLIPENLHGWRWLKSQFVKPIHGGFCDDEEILSVVDEKKIAFKNLYALFFEIAQSIEGNIDQINAFTAIIEEGKKQLFGSVVLSSTEKRALIENFYGSQVPNIIEVHPPNVVSTKGSGSRRKSKKESAMKLAMKPGRKCGNCHVIGHHDSRNCKKVNEKTKQRQ
- the LOC125195030 gene encoding protein FAR1-RELATED SEQUENCE 5-like gives rise to the protein MENIDGLGSTSTNSEVEDELGSTSTGCTSINDGSIMDDLTNPGGSLFDTDSDSDLEPESDNTTVEVSYLPDCPSQLKPYIGQIFPKLDDATEFYNKYARHVGFDTRKHGSKKEGDLVTWLYVVCSREGQKKNKMQGHESKRRRSSRKCFCKAKIAFKFCKGIGYVVKQFDEKHKHDMVEGRQRRFMRLNRNIDLMHQKFILDCASANIGPTLTFKLLNEVLGGIDYVGCTVVEVRNYRRDLRAFTRGADAQMILNEMSRKKENCPAFTYDFEVNSKDRLTRLFWCDPIAKKNFHLYGDIVSFDTTYSTNRRYCMIFVPFTGKDKHGRPVTFGAGLLSKENVDSFSWLFERFVKCMGSAPKLIITDHDLEMKVAVERVLVDTRH